The sequence CTCGCCCGCCTGGCTCAGCATCCAGAGGCCCCCATCCGGCGTAAAGCCCATACTCTGCACCCGGCGAGAACTCTCCCGATTGTGCTGCACCCAGGCCGTCTGCCCCGGTTCCCAAGTGGAGTAGAAATTGCCTTTAGTGGACACAGCCGTATAGCGCCCCTGGGGGTCCCGGTCCAAATCCCGCGCCGCCCCAAGCGCCTGTTCCACCTGCGCCCGCCAGGTTTGACCGCCATCCTCCGTGCGGTAGATCGCCCCCAGGTCAGTAGTCATTTCCGCCTGCCCCGGCCCTAGAGCCACAATCGCCACCGGTATCCCCGGCAAACGGGGGTCTAGGGGAATCCGCACCCAGGTCTGGCCCCCATCCGTCGTGTGCAGCAACAAGGGCGGCTTACCCGTGATCCAGCCTTCCCCCTCCCGGAGACTCACGGCGGTGAACCGGTACTTCCCCTCCCCCAAATCCAACCGGCGGATTGCCCAAGTTTTCCCCCCATCCCTCGTCTCCAGCAGGGTAGCCTCCGTCCCCACCAAAAAACCGTGCTGGGGTTCTGCCGGGTCAAAGGCAATATCCATCAGTGTCGCCTGGGTCGGCAAAGGCACTTGCTCCCAGGGATGCACCGTCAACGCCGCCGGCCCCCGGCTACACCCCAGCAACAGCACACTCAACAAAACCGCCAGTAGTCGTCCCCAGTTCATTTCAGCCCGTAGAAACTCATCAACAAAAGGAAACCCAAAGCCAGTCCCCCAAAGATGAGGAAACTTTTTTGCCCCGGCGTCAGGGTATTTACACCCAACCCATAGCGATAGTTTTCTGGGAAACCGGCCACTTCTCGGCTGCCAATATTGACAAAGGCGGCTTTTTTAACCCCACAAACCGGACAACGCCAATCAGAGGGCAGCGCCTTGAACGATGTCCCTGGCGGAATCCCTTTTTCAGGCTGGCCCTTCTCCGGCTCGTAGATATAGCCGCAGGCGCGACACTCGTACCGGTCCAGGTCGGTCGCCGCTGTTTCCGTCATGGTTGACCCTACAATTCCGTAGATCATTATGCCATAGGGCCATTCCCACCCATGGTCCCCTGGAGCGGTGGTCTACCCAGCCGTCATCCCCCCTTTTCCTCCACCCCCCCCCTATTGTTAAGAAGTGTAAAAACCATTAAGGTAGTATAGAGACCTTAGCACCTGCAATCGCCCTATGAACATGCCCGATTTACCCCGGTCCCCCATAGTAAGATCACTACTAGAGCCGCTTTTAGAAGACTTTATGTACTGGTTTAGCCAGGCGCAGCAGCTGTTGGAGCGGGAGGCCTTGCCGTTTTTATCTACGGAACGGCGCCAGGAACTGCTCCAGCGGCTGACCCAAGCCCAATCGGAGGTGCAAGCGGCCCATTCCTTGCTCAACAGTACGGGTGTGGGGGTGGACACAACCGTCCTGATGGCCTGGCACCAGTTGGTCCTGGAATGTTGGCACCTGCGTTTACAAGCCCGTACCTATTCCCAACCCTAGTTCACGACGATGATGGTCCTGCATCTGCTCTATGTCGTTTTGTTCACTGTCCTGGGGGTCTTCGCCCTGGGTAATTTATTGCGCAATTTAATCATGCTGAGTTTGGAATCCCAGTACCCCCGGCAACGGTTGGCCCCCCCCCATCCGGAACTCCTGGACGCTGAGGGCAAGCCCATCGAAGAACCCCTGCTGGTGGTCCGCAGTGTGAATTTAGAGGAAGCGCGACAGCAATTGGACCGGCTCTACGAGGAGGGGGAAGAACCGTAAGTCCTCCACAGCAGGGCTACGTTAAACCACCAGAGGATTTGGATTTGGGGGCGAAACCAGAGGGTGTCCACCAGGCCGTGGGTCATGGTGCCCAGCAAACCGGCCAGCAAGCCCATCAGGATAAAGGTT comes from Gloeomargarita sp. SRBZ-1_bins_9 and encodes:
- a CDS encoding photosynthesis system II assembly factor Ycf48, with the translated sequence MNWGRLLAVLLSVLLLGCSRGPAALTVHPWEQVPLPTQATLMDIAFDPAEPQHGFLVGTEATLLETRDGGKTWAIRRLDLGEGKYRFTAVSLREGEGWITGKPPLLLHTTDGGQTWVRIPLDPRLPGIPVAIVALGPGQAEMTTDLGAIYRTEDGGQTWRAQVEQALGAARDLDRDPQGRYTAVSTKGNFYSTWEPGQTAWVQHNRESSRRVQSMGFTPDGGLWMLSQAGELRFNPDGQEGHWSQPIQPEGNVGLLGIGLLDLGYRTKDELWAVGGSGTLFVSFDGGQTWQQDKEAANIPANFYRVVFFGPDQGFILGNQGVLLRYRGA
- a CDS encoding DUF2605 domain-containing protein, with translation MPDLPRSPIVRSLLEPLLEDFMYWFSQAQQLLEREALPFLSTERRQELLQRLTQAQSEVQAAHSLLNSTGVGVDTTVLMAWHQLVLECWHLRLQARTYSQP
- a CDS encoding DUF2973 domain-containing protein, with the translated sequence MMVLHLLYVVLFTVLGVFALGNLLRNLIMLSLESQYPRQRLAPPHPELLDAEGKPIEEPLLVVRSVNLEEARQQLDRLYEEGEEP